A stretch of Paenibacillus mucilaginosus 3016 DNA encodes these proteins:
- a CDS encoding helix-turn-helix domain-containing protein, which produces MHIRTETDPNPSFVEISESKTHRGSFPASDIFNQRGPSLKDGEAVYLTTGASAGTVVYGPGGTYGPRVQQDLQLVLLHSGSMSVEIDGKNYSVPSGHTALLKPGRTEHFFFDPKRETWHRWIAVHVEAADSAVLQRLDELPFSIPLSEHMDSLCSMVYSLLNSGTAPEEELMKSLGESAILLYIAECERLHANETQHPAVVQAKEIIHQRFAEELSLDDLAKAVHRTPEHLIRLFRRDQHMTPIQYLWSYRVKQGLALISSTGLHIGEIAEQVGFKSSYHFARTIRRHTGKTPSEIRRESYAGIVNQEEFSKDAKSTALPCE; this is translated from the coding sequence ATGCATATACGGACAGAGACGGATCCTAATCCGTCTTTTGTTGAAATATCAGAAAGTAAAACTCACCGAGGTTCATTTCCGGCATCTGATATTTTTAATCAACGCGGACCGTCCTTGAAGGACGGCGAAGCCGTTTATCTTACGACAGGCGCCTCTGCAGGAACGGTCGTGTATGGTCCCGGAGGGACCTATGGTCCGCGGGTCCAGCAGGATCTCCAGCTCGTGCTGCTGCACTCCGGCTCCATGTCCGTTGAAATCGACGGGAAAAACTACAGTGTCCCCAGCGGACATACAGCGCTTCTCAAGCCAGGACGCACCGAGCATTTTTTCTTCGATCCGAAACGGGAAACCTGGCATCGGTGGATAGCCGTCCATGTGGAAGCAGCAGACTCCGCCGTTCTGCAGCGGCTTGATGAGCTTCCCTTCTCCATCCCCCTATCGGAACATATGGACTCGCTGTGCAGCATGGTATACTCTCTACTGAACAGTGGAACCGCTCCTGAAGAAGAACTCATGAAATCACTGGGGGAATCGGCCATCCTGCTGTACATAGCGGAATGTGAGCGTCTTCATGCGAATGAGACCCAACATCCGGCGGTTGTGCAGGCCAAGGAGATCATACACCAACGTTTTGCAGAGGAACTGTCTCTCGATGACTTGGCCAAGGCTGTGCACAGAACACCCGAGCACCTGATCCGCTTATTTCGGCGGGATCAGCATATGACGCCTATCCAGTACCTATGGTCCTATAGAGTGAAGCAGGGCTTGGCGCTGATCAGCAGCACCGGGCTGCATATTGGAGAGATCGCTGAACAGGTCGGATTCAAAAGCTCGTATCATTTCGCCCGCACCATCAGGCGTCATACCGGAAAAACACCGAGTGAAATACGCAGAGAAAGCTATGCAGGCATAGTAAATCAAGAGGAGTTTTCTAAAGATGCTAAATCAACCGCTCTCCCGTGTGAATGA